A stretch of the Aerosakkonema funiforme FACHB-1375 genome encodes the following:
- a CDS encoding NUDIX hydrolase, with amino-acid sequence MSKELAQVAIAILYRDNQFLMQLRDNIPNIVYPGHWAFFGGHIEPEEDPEDAVKRELLEEIGYAPSTVSFFAHYRDSKVLRHVFYAPLTVELEDLVLGEGWDMGLMTPEEIRQGERYSEKAGEVRPLGSPHQRILLDFIEKCKVIV; translated from the coding sequence ATGAGTAAGGAATTAGCGCAAGTGGCGATCGCAATTCTATATCGGGATAACCAATTTCTCATGCAATTGCGCGATAACATCCCCAATATAGTATATCCCGGTCACTGGGCGTTTTTTGGCGGGCATATCGAGCCAGAGGAAGATCCAGAAGACGCGGTAAAGCGAGAACTGCTGGAAGAAATTGGCTACGCACCATCCACGGTATCATTTTTTGCTCATTACCGCGATAGCAAAGTTTTGCGGCACGTTTTTTACGCACCGCTTACCGTGGAATTGGAAGATTTAGTTTTGGGAGAAGGTTGGGATATGGGATTGATGACGCCAGAGGAAATTAGACAAGGGGAACGTTATTCGGAAAAAGCAGGAGAAGTGCGACCTTTAGGTTCTCCGCATCAAAGAATTTTACTCGATTTTATCGAGAAATGCAAGGTGATAGTTTGA
- the mutS gene encoding DNA mismatch repair protein MutS produces MSYSASTPTNAKGAKFDRADIPNADCRLIDKDKLSKMYHHYVEVKDKYPHALLLYRVGDFFETFFQDAITVSQELELVLTSKHAGEVGRVPMTGVPHHAWERYTTQLVEKGYAVVICDQVEDSADAVGLVKREVTRVLTPGTLLEEGMLSARRNNFLAAVVIAGNHWGLAYADISTGEFLTTQSEKLEHLTQELMRLHPAEVLVPTNAPDLGALLRPGEKSAHLPECLPPSFCYAFRPQSPFSLGEAKARLVQKFKVKSLEGLGCEHLPLAVRAAGGLLQYLEDTQKSNPVSLQLLRTYTHTDYLILDYQSRRNLEITHTVRDNTFHGSLLWALDRTTTAMGGRALRRWLVQPLLDIKGIRARQDTIQELVENSSLRQELRQLLRQIYDLERLSTRAGCGTANARDLVALAVSLEKLPTLANLVADARSPYLKALQKVSPILEQLASQINAHILESPPLHLKEGGLIRSGINGELDEMRVGAEDDRKWLANLEATEKSRTGISNLKVGYTKSFGYYISISRSKADQVPENYIRKQTLTNEERYITPELKEREARILTAREDLNKLEYDIFVALRAEVAEQAELIRNISRAVAAADVLCGLAEIAVYQGYCRPNMVEGREITIIDGRHPVVEQSLPTGFFVPNSTQLGQESVAKKTNDNEILTNDRPDLIILTGPNASGKSCYLRQVGLIQLMAQVGSFVPAKSAILGVCDRIFTRVGAVDDLATGQSTFMVEMNETANILNHATDKSLVLLDEIGRGTATFDGLSIAWAVAEYLATEIRARTIFATHYHELNELASMLSNVANYQVTVKEMPDQIIFLHQVKPGGADKSYGIEAGRLAGLPAVVINRAKQVMTQIEKHSKIAVGLRKGVESDRTAKRKKKATDVSISEEELLES; encoded by the coding sequence ATGAGTTATTCCGCATCTACCCCTACCAACGCCAAAGGTGCTAAATTCGATCGAGCCGACATCCCCAACGCTGATTGTCGTCTGATAGATAAAGACAAACTCAGCAAAATGTACCACCACTACGTCGAGGTGAAGGATAAATATCCTCACGCTCTGCTACTGTATCGGGTGGGAGATTTCTTTGAAACATTTTTCCAAGATGCTATCACCGTATCGCAGGAACTAGAACTCGTCCTCACCAGCAAACACGCCGGCGAAGTCGGTCGAGTACCGATGACCGGTGTACCGCACCACGCCTGGGAACGCTACACCACCCAGCTAGTAGAAAAAGGTTACGCTGTGGTGATTTGCGACCAAGTAGAAGATTCCGCCGATGCGGTAGGATTGGTAAAGCGGGAAGTAACGCGAGTTCTCACACCCGGCACCTTGTTGGAAGAAGGAATGCTGAGTGCTAGGCGCAATAACTTTTTAGCAGCAGTTGTCATTGCTGGCAATCATTGGGGTTTAGCTTACGCGGATATTTCTACAGGGGAATTCCTCACAACTCAATCAGAAAAATTAGAGCATTTGACGCAAGAATTGATGCGCTTGCACCCAGCCGAAGTTTTAGTTCCTACAAACGCTCCCGATTTGGGCGCTTTGTTGCGTCCGGGAGAGAAATCGGCACATTTACCTGAGTGTTTGCCGCCATCATTTTGTTATGCTTTTCGTCCCCAAAGTCCCTTTAGTTTGGGTGAAGCAAAAGCGCGATTGGTACAAAAATTTAAAGTAAAATCTCTGGAAGGTTTGGGTTGCGAACATCTCCCCCTCGCCGTTCGCGCTGCGGGTGGTTTGTTGCAATATTTAGAAGATACCCAAAAAAGCAATCCCGTTTCCCTGCAACTGCTACGCACATACACCCACACAGATTATCTCATCCTCGATTACCAAAGTCGCCGCAATTTAGAAATTACCCACACAGTTCGAGATAACACCTTTCACGGTTCTTTGTTGTGGGCGTTGGACAGAACTACCACTGCAATGGGCGGACGTGCTTTGCGTCGCTGGTTGGTGCAACCATTATTAGATATTAAAGGAATTCGCGCCAGACAGGATACTATTCAAGAATTAGTAGAAAATAGTTCGCTTCGTCAAGAATTGCGTCAACTACTGCGGCAAATTTACGATTTGGAAAGGTTGAGTACTCGCGCCGGGTGCGGTACTGCCAATGCGAGAGATTTAGTCGCTTTAGCTGTTTCATTGGAAAAGTTACCGACATTAGCTAATTTAGTTGCCGATGCCCGTTCTCCCTACCTGAAAGCGTTGCAGAAAGTATCGCCGATATTAGAACAGTTAGCAAGTCAAATTAATGCTCATATATTAGAATCTCCTCCCCTCCATCTCAAGGAAGGCGGATTGATTCGGTCAGGCATAAATGGCGAATTAGATGAAATGCGGGTGGGTGCGGAAGACGATCGCAAATGGCTGGCCAATCTAGAAGCAACCGAGAAATCGCGCACGGGCATTTCTAACCTGAAGGTTGGCTATACCAAATCATTCGGATATTATATCAGTATTTCGCGCTCCAAAGCAGACCAAGTTCCAGAAAATTATATCCGCAAACAAACTCTCACGAATGAGGAACGTTACATCACTCCGGAACTGAAGGAAAGAGAAGCCAGAATTCTGACGGCGCGTGAAGATTTGAATAAGCTGGAATACGATATTTTTGTAGCTTTAAGGGCAGAAGTAGCGGAACAGGCAGAATTAATTCGCAATATCTCCCGCGCTGTTGCTGCTGCGGATGTGTTGTGCGGTTTGGCAGAGATAGCGGTGTATCAGGGTTACTGTCGTCCCAATATGGTAGAAGGGCGAGAAATTACGATTATTGATGGGCGACATCCGGTAGTGGAACAATCTTTGCCGACTGGTTTCTTCGTGCCGAATTCGACACAGTTAGGTCAAGAGTCAGTCGCAAAGAAAACAAATGACAACGAAATATTGACAAATGACCGTCCCGATTTAATTATTCTAACAGGGCCGAATGCGAGTGGCAAGAGTTGCTATTTGCGGCAAGTTGGGTTAATTCAATTAATGGCGCAGGTGGGGAGTTTTGTTCCTGCTAAGTCGGCGATTTTGGGAGTGTGCGATCGCATTTTTACTCGTGTGGGTGCAGTAGACGATTTGGCGACCGGACAATCTACTTTTATGGTGGAAATGAACGAAACCGCAAATATTCTCAATCACGCTACAGATAAGTCGCTGGTATTGTTAGATGAAATTGGCAGAGGAACGGCAACTTTCGACGGTCTTTCTATTGCTTGGGCGGTAGCAGAATATCTGGCAACCGAAATTCGCGCCCGCACTATTTTCGCCACCCACTATCACGAACTCAACGAATTAGCTTCGATGTTATCGAATGTTGCCAATTATCAAGTCACAGTGAAAGAGATGCCCGACCAAATTATCTTTTTGCACCAAGTTAAACCCGGTGGTGCAGATAAATCTTATGGGATAGAAGCGGGGAGATTGGCGGGATTACCGGCGGTGGTGATTAATCGGGCAAAACAAGTGATGACTCAGATCGAAAAACACAGTAAAATTGCCGTAGGATTGCGGAAGGGAGTCGAGAGCGATCGCACCGCTAAGCGAAAGAAAAAAGCTACCGATGTCTCGATTTCAGAAGAAGAATTATTGGAATCATGA
- a CDS encoding CopG family transcriptional regulator, with translation MNNISIEELEQKIEAGEEVIDRYFDATTTRVGTRRQMSSRRRQDLVTTNLEIPTPMLNEFDQMANELKISREAVIKMMLRRALDEHYLAKKSLL, from the coding sequence ATGAACAATATTTCTATTGAAGAACTCGAACAAAAAATTGAGGCAGGAGAAGAAGTAATCGATCGATATTTTGATGCCACGACAACAAGAGTTGGAACACGCCGCCAAATGAGTTCGCGAAGACGACAGGATTTAGTGACAACAAACCTAGAAATTCCCACCCCTATGCTCAACGAATTCGACCAAATGGCTAACGAACTCAAAATTAGTCGTGAAGCTGTGATTAAAATGATGCTAAGACGCGCTCTCGATGAACACTATCTTGCCAAGAAATCGCTGTTATAG
- a CDS encoding HEAT repeat domain-containing protein, which produces MSFYPELDRLNLEELIDRFRQNPPEGEEYAVVYYQELASIIAVKGKAGIDFLLRQTKETYPPRWQAILFALSQSPLDYPSVRNLLFSYLENEQPMIVAEAIDSLCRIEEKDAVDRVLTLFKHPSPYVRGSVLRYITRLYPDKALPLLIEAFKDQDFIVRENAADEVGELGAVEAIPYLRRILEDVNPDVRQAAQTAIAMLESIA; this is translated from the coding sequence ATGAGTTTTTACCCGGAACTCGATCGTCTAAATCTTGAAGAACTGATCGATCGCTTTAGGCAAAATCCTCCTGAAGGTGAGGAATATGCAGTTGTTTACTACCAAGAATTAGCCAGTATAATCGCAGTTAAAGGCAAAGCTGGTATTGATTTTTTACTCAGGCAAACTAAAGAAACATATCCGCCAAGGTGGCAAGCTATTTTGTTCGCGCTTTCCCAATCGCCATTAGACTATCCTAGTGTTCGGAATTTACTGTTTTCCTATCTCGAAAATGAACAGCCGATGATTGTTGCCGAAGCAATTGATAGTCTATGTAGAATAGAGGAAAAAGATGCTGTAGATCGAGTCCTAACTTTGTTTAAGCATCCATCTCCTTACGTTAGAGGTAGTGTGCTGCGCTATATAACACGCTTATATCCAGATAAGGCGTTACCTTTACTAATAGAAGCATTTAAAGACCAAGATTTCATAGTACGAGAAAATGCAGCAGATGAGGTGGGTGAGCTAGGTGCAGTGGAAGCGATTCCTTACTTACGTCGAATTTTAGAAGATGTTAACCCTGATGTTAGGCAGGCTGCTCAAACTGCGATCGCTATGCTAGAGTCGATCGCATAA
- the folD gene encoding bifunctional methylenetetrahydrofolate dehydrogenase/methenyltetrahydrofolate cyclohydrolase FolD, producing the protein MDAQIAQLLDGKALAQKIQTELQQRIHELQGKIGRSPGLAVLMVGDNPASAAYVRNKERACEKVGIASFGQHFPSETTQTELEQVIHSLNRDERVDGILVQLPLPDHLDAVALLHQIDPNKDADGLHAVNLGRLVRGESGLRSCTPAGVMRLLAEYQINLKGKQAVVVGRSILVGKPMALMLLEADATVTIAHSRTHDLAAITRNADILIAAVGRSNLIAGDMVKPGAVVVDVGMNRITDDVGNSRLVGDVNFDEVKSVAAYLTPVPGGVGPMTVAILLQNTVWSYSQKSS; encoded by the coding sequence ATGGACGCCCAAATTGCCCAATTACTAGATGGTAAAGCCCTTGCACAAAAGATTCAAACTGAATTGCAACAACGCATTCACGAGTTGCAAGGTAAAATAGGTAGATCGCCCGGTTTAGCAGTGCTAATGGTTGGCGATAACCCAGCCAGTGCCGCCTATGTGCGGAACAAAGAGCGAGCTTGCGAAAAAGTGGGAATTGCCTCGTTTGGGCAGCATTTCCCATCAGAAACTACCCAAACAGAACTTGAACAGGTCATTCATTCACTGAATCGAGATGAGCGGGTTGATGGCATTTTAGTACAACTGCCGCTACCTGACCACCTCGACGCGGTAGCTTTGCTGCACCAAATCGATCCCAATAAAGATGCGGACGGACTGCACGCGGTTAACTTGGGGCGCTTGGTGCGCGGGGAATCGGGACTGCGAAGTTGCACGCCTGCTGGAGTGATGCGCCTTTTGGCAGAATATCAGATTAACCTCAAAGGCAAACAAGCAGTTGTTGTGGGACGCAGTATTTTAGTAGGCAAGCCGATGGCATTGATGTTGCTGGAAGCCGATGCTACAGTGACGATCGCCCATTCTCGCACTCACGACTTAGCCGCAATTACCCGCAATGCCGATATTTTGATTGCCGCCGTTGGGCGATCGAATTTGATCGCAGGTGATATGGTGAAGCCAGGAGCCGTAGTTGTCGATGTCGGTATGAATCGCATCACCGATGATGTCGGCAATTCTCGCCTGGTGGGAGATGTCAATTTCGATGAAGTTAAGAGCGTAGCGGCATATCTGACGCCTGTACCGGGAGGTGTTGGCCCCATGACCGTTGCCATCCTACTGCAAAATACAGTGTGGAGCTACAGCCAAAAAAGTTCATAA
- the crtE gene encoding geranylgeranyl diphosphate synthase CrtE, giving the protein MVATDDRHSPQGESPTFDLSAYLAQRQALVEAALERAVPITYPEKIYEAMRYSLMAGGKRLRPILCLATCELGGGTLEMAMPTACALEMIHTMSLIHDDLPAMDNDDYRRGKLTNHKVYGEDIAILAGDGLLAYAFEVVAETKNVPPERLLQVIARLGRAVSAAGLVGGQVVDLESEGKADITLETLNFIHTHKTGALLEACVVCGGIIAGVSSTDLQRLSRYAENIGLAFQIIDDILDITVSSEKLGKTAGKDLQAKKATYPSLWGLEQSKQKAQQLVDAAKAEMAHFGEKSRPLQAIADYITNRSY; this is encoded by the coding sequence ATGGTAGCTACCGATGACAGGCATTCGCCGCAGGGGGAATCCCCTACCTTTGATCTATCGGCTTACTTAGCCCAGCGACAGGCTTTGGTGGAAGCAGCTCTGGAGCGTGCCGTCCCCATCACCTATCCTGAAAAGATATATGAGGCCATGCGCTATTCCTTAATGGCCGGAGGTAAGCGCCTGCGTCCCATCCTTTGCTTAGCCACTTGCGAACTGGGTGGCGGTACGCTGGAAATGGCGATGCCAACAGCCTGTGCTTTGGAAATGATCCACACGATGTCGTTGATCCACGATGATTTACCGGCGATGGACAATGACGACTATCGGCGCGGTAAATTAACCAATCATAAGGTCTACGGTGAGGATATTGCGATTTTGGCCGGGGATGGCTTGTTAGCCTATGCTTTTGAGGTTGTGGCCGAGACTAAGAACGTTCCACCTGAAAGGCTGTTGCAGGTAATTGCCCGCTTGGGCCGCGCTGTCAGCGCCGCCGGGTTAGTTGGTGGGCAAGTAGTTGACTTGGAATCTGAGGGAAAGGCGGATATTACGCTGGAAACTCTTAACTTTATTCATACCCACAAAACCGGCGCTTTGTTAGAAGCCTGTGTAGTTTGCGGTGGAATTATTGCCGGGGTATCCTCAACGGATTTGCAACGTTTATCCCGCTATGCTGAGAATATCGGGCTGGCGTTTCAGATTATCGATGATATTCTGGATATCACGGTATCTAGCGAAAAGTTGGGCAAAACCGCTGGGAAAGACCTCCAAGCGAAAAAGGCAACTTATCCTAGCCTTTGGGGATTGGAGCAATCGAAGCAAAAGGCTCAGCAACTGGTTGATGCTGCCAAGGCAGAAATGGCACATTTTGGGGAAAAATCGCGACCGCTACAGGCGATCGCAGATTATATTACCAATCGCTCTTACTAG